CGTCGATGGTGGCTCCGCCCCAGGTCTCCAGGGCGCTGAAGCCCATGGAATCAAGGATGGGGGCGATGGGCAGCATGTCTGCCGTCTTCATGCGGGTGGCTGCCAGGGACTGGTGGCCGTCGCGCAGAACGGTACAGTTGAATGTAACAGGATTCATATTTATTTAACGATCGTTAAAAATTGAAGGGGGTGGCTTCTTGAAAAGAATTGTCTCACACGAGTTTGAGGAGGTCAAGCTTACAAGAGTAAAATTTAGAATGATTCCAATAAAATTCAGTTATTGTACGGGAGCCATCAACCTGGCAAGGTTGCATAGCATTTTGAATCCCAGCGATTTTTTGTTGTAGTCCTCCAGGGATTCCCGGACGGACGAGTAAAAGTCTTTTTCCAGCATGGCCTGTACCTCCGCACACACGCCGGGATCGCGGACAATGGCGGTGAGCTCGAAGTTCAGGGCCAGGGAGCGGTTGTCCAGGTTGGCCGTTCCCACGGTGGCGATATCGTCGTCCATCAGGATCACCTTCTGGTGCAGGAAGCCCTTTTTGTAAGCCCAAAGCTGGATGCCGTAGGTATCCAGGTCCCGCAGGAAGGTGAAGGAGGAAAGCTTCACCAGAATGTGGTCCGCCCGTTCCGGGCGCAGGATGCGCACGTCCACATTCCGCAGGGCGGCCGCCTGGAGGGCGGACATCACGCCTTCGTCCGGCACGAAATAGGGCGTGGAAATCCACAGGCGGTGCGTGGCCCGGTTCGCCAGGGCGATGATGGTGGTCTTCCACGCGGGAATCACGTCCGCCGGGCCGGAGGGCAGCACCAGCACGGTTTTATCCTCCGGCTGGGGTGTGATATCCCAGCACAGGCGGGGGAAGGTGGACGGGGTGGATTTCGACATGGTGGCCCAGTTCCAGTCTTCCAGGAAGCTGATCTGGGTCTGCTGGACAGAGGGGCCGTGAAGCTGGATGAACGTGTCTCTCCAATACCCCAGCGCCCCCTTTCCCAGATACTCCCGGCCAATGTTCATGCCCCCGATGAAGGCGGTGGAGCCGTCCACGACCACCAGCTTCCGGTGGTTACGGAAATTCAGGCGCAGGACGTTGCTCAGGAAGTGGCGCTTTCCGTTGAACGGCTCAATCTTCACTCCCTCCTTTCGCAGGGCGGAAATATAGCCGGGCGGCAGTTTGTGGGAGCCTATTTCATCATACAGCATATAAATGTGGATGCCCTCCCGCGCCCGCTCAATCAGCAGGTTTTTCAGGTTCCGGCCCACGGAATCGTTCTTGATGATGAAAAACTCGATCAGGATGTAACGCTCCGCCTTCTTGATGGCGTCGTAAATGCGGGGAAAGGCGTTGTCCGCGTCGATCAGGAGCTGGCAGGAATTGCCCCTGCACACGGGCAGCCGCACGATGTCCCCCAGCGTCTGCATGATCTCCCCCGCCGTGTCCGCGGAGCGGATGGCGTACGGCTTCATGCAGTTCGTGATCTTGTCCGTCAGCTCCCCCCACGGGGACTCGGAATCCGTTTGCCTGCGTCGCGTCTCCACGTAGCCGCTGAAGGTGCGCCGCCCCAGAATCAGGTAAAAGGGCACGGCGATGTAAGGGAAGGCCAGCAGGGAAATCAGCCACGCGATGGTGCCCTGGGGCGTGCGCGTATGGAGCAGGGCCGGAATCAGGCAGAATGCCCCGGCTATGTGGCACAGGGCGGCGAATCCCAAATATGGCTCGTCAGGTATGAGCATGGAAATCATGGAACGCGTAACGGAAAAAATACAGGGGCGGGGAATAGTGAAAAGGCTGGCTTTTGGTGCTGGAGATGGTACTAAAGTGACGCATGCTCGTATTATCACGGGCCAAGGGCTGAGAAAAGCGCAAATTACGGAAATGAAGCAGTATTTGGAACTTTTGGACGACGTTTTAACCCATGGGGTGGGGCGGGAGGACCGGACCGGGACGGGCACCATCGGCGTGTTCGGCAGGCAGAGCAGGTATGACCTGCGCGACGGTTTCCCGTGCCTGACCACCAAGAAGCTCCACCTGCGCTCCATCATTTACGAACTGCTCTGGTTCCTGAAAGGGGAGACCAACATCAAATTTTTGAAAGACAACGGCGTCAGCATCTGGGACGAATGGGCCGATGAAAACGGCGAGCTTGGCCCCGTGTACGGCGCGCAGTGGCGCTGCTGGCCCGGCGAGGACGGACGTCCCATCGACCAGATTGCCAGGCTGATAGACGGCCTGAAAAACAACCCGTGGTCGCGCCGCCACATCGTCAGCGCCTGGAACGTGGCCCTGGTGGATGACATGGCCCTCCCGCCGTGCCATTCCCTCTTTCAGTTTTGCGTGATTCCCGCCCAGCCGGGAGAGGAAAGGCACGGCCTTTCCCTGCAGCTCTACCAGCGCAGCGCGGATCTCTTCCTGGGGGTGCCGTTCAACATTGCCTCCTATGCCCTGCTGCTGCTCATGACGGCGCAGGTGTGCGGCTATGAGGCCAGGGAATTCATTCATACCTTCGGGGACCTGCACCTGTACCTCAACCATCTGGACCAGGCGCGGGAGCAATTGTCCCGCACGCCGCGCCCGCTTCCGGTAATGAAACTCAATCCGGACGTCAGGACCATTGACGGATTCCATTACGAGGACTTCGAACTTACCGGATACGATCCACTGCCGCACATCAAGGCTCCCATTTCCGTATAATTCCGCCCACCTCATTCCCTGACCATCATGTCACAGCCCGTCACTTACACAGGAGTGGTCGCCATGGCGTCCGGCCGCGGCATCGGCTACCGGGGCGCGCTGCCCTGGCATTTGCCGGACGACCTGAAGACCTTCAAGCGCATCACCACGGGACATCCCGTCCTGATGGGCCGCAAAACCTATGAAAGCATCGGCAGGCCGCTCCCCGGGCGGCAGAACATCGTGCTGACCCGCGATCCGTCCTGGACGGCGGAAGGAGTGGACGTCATTCATTCCGTGGAGGAACTGAAGCGTCTTCCCCTGATGGACCCGGAAGTCATGGTCATCGGCGGTGCGGAAATCTTTTCCCTGATGATGCCGCTCATGTCCCGCATGTGGGTTTCCCATATCAGTGGAGAATATCCGGCGGATACGTGGCTGCCGCCGTTTGAAGACCGTTTCCGGTCAGCAAATCTGCACGAACAATTTGAAGGGTTTGACCTGTTTTTGTACGAATAGGGGATTCCGAATCCGCTGGCAATGGAATTTATTGACAATAAATGTTTTATTTTTATAAAACATTGATAATAATTAATATGCTCCAATTCTGATATTTTTTGAATATTCCTGTTTGTTCATGACCGTCTTGGAATTATAAAGACGGTTAATAACAGATCAAAAGCGCGGATTCGGAATCCGTTACATTATCCGCGTATGAAAACTGTTCTGTCCCTGCTGGTTGTTTTGTGCAGTACGGCGTCCTTTTCCCTGGGAGCCTCCCTGTATTATTCCGGTTCCAATGACGGCTGGTGGGAAACGGCCGGCAATTGGAAAACGGATTCTCCGGACGGTCCCGCGGCCGCATCAAAACCCGCTACGGGAGATACCGTGTACATCGGCGCCGGAGGAAACATCAATGTCAAGATAGGGAGCAACGGAGGGAGCAATACGTTCTACGGCATGAATATCAATATCGCAGAGGGGAGCACCCTGACGGTGACGACCAACGATGCGAAATTCTGGGGTTCCACCTTCACCATCGGCTCCGCGGACGGCCTGATTTTCACAAACAACGTATGGGGGGATTATAAAAACGGCGCTCCTGCGGTAGGCCGCCAGCCCCTTACGTTCCATCTGGGCCTGGAAGGTTCCGTGGCGTACCAGGCCAATTTCAACAGTTCGTCAAGCGCCCACTTCAATTTGAACGGTTTCCTGGACATTCTGGAAGGAGGGGAATTCTCCATCCAGCGCAGGGATTTGATGAGCTTCGGGGCCAATGGAGATGCCCTGTCATTTAATTTTTCCAATTTCCAGGTGAACTTTGAAGCCGGAGAAGTTTCCACCCTCTATGACCAGTCTGCGGAACTGACCGCCACCAGGGAGGACCTGGGCAAGTACAAGCTGGTTTATGACGCCGACGGCAAGAAGCTGTATGTGGAATACGTGACGGGCTCCCGGGCCGTTCCGGAACCTTCCGTTTCCCTTCTGGGCCTCCTGTGCGTGGGGGGATTGCTGATAAGGCGCCGCCGTCAATAACTCGGAAGCCATTCGGACAATCCGTTCAGGATGAATGTGCTTAAACGAGGGAAGGGCCATTTATCTGTCCGTGGAGCGGGCTTGGCGAGTCCAGGAAAATAAAAAAGGCGGGAAATCTCCCGCCTTTGAATTGATCTGATCAAACGAATTGTCCGTCAAGACCGTCTGCGGCGCATCAGAAGCGTGCCGAGGCCAATCAGTCCCAGGGCGGCGGTTGCGGGTTCAGGGACGGCCATGGCTACCAGTTGAACGTTTCCGTCATTGTATTGCAGGCCGAATTCGCCTTCCTTGAGGTTGCTGGCATCCTGGGCATAGGTAAGTGTGTTGCCGTCGGAATCCGTTACTTGTAATTGGGAGCCGTCAAAGTTGGCAATGGAACCGTCTCCGAAGCCGATATGGAGCATGTCAATGGAGGAAGTCAATCCGGACAGGGTATAACTGCCCTTCAGGATGGTTGTTTTATCCCCAAGCCATGCCGTCCCGATAGTAACCAGGCTGTTCCCCGTCATTTGTCCGAAGTCGAAAACCGTTCCGTCCGCAACGCCCATGTCAAAATTGAAATTCACTTGAGTGTTGGTTCCGAGATGCATGGAAAATGCTCCGTAATCTCCCCATTCGGTGGCATTAAGGGTGACATAGTCTCCCAAATAGATACCTGATACACAACTTTTCAGATCGCTTCCGGCTGTAACGGTAATAGCTGTCTGGTTGCTGGTGAACGTCTGTTTTCCGCCTTCCACGGAAAAATCATACCCAATAAAGCCGGGGTCCTGGTTGATGGGCTTGTAACCGTCTCCTGATTGAAGGCTGCTCTGGGATGAATTTTTAAGGACACCCCAGTTGTTTTCTGACCAATTTCCATTGTCGCCCCCATTCCAGACGTAAACCCAGTAACCGTTGTAATTGAAGTCGGGCTGTAATACGGTAGCCGCCTGAGAGGCGGAAACGGCCATTATTGCCATGAATAGCGATAAAGTCTTCTTCATAAAAATGGTTTCTTTCTTGAACGAAAATAAATGTGTCGGATTTCATATCCGGCAATGATTTCATTTTGTTGTTACTTATTTTTTTTCAGTGATTAAGAAAAATTACAGATTATGTAAAAACACTGAAATACAAGCGAATTTCTTGTTTAAATTTTCAAAAACCACTATTTATCAAACATATCTATTGACAACGGATATGAAATCCGTATTTGTTTTTAACTTCAAAGGAATTTATCGTTCGGAATAGACTTTTCCGACGGTGTTAACGGAATGAAAGGAATCACTCAGTTTTTCCGATGGAATGCATTAATAGGCTAAAGCAGCCTGTGGCGGCTGGATAATTTTCAGGTCCGTGAGGAAAGGTTGTTTTTACGGAAAGATTTAATCCTGTTGCTCTACAGCATCATTTGCAGTAAGGGCTAGATACTTTTCTTTCCCCTGACGGAATCCGGACTCAGAATTTTTAGGGCGGAAGAACCTCTGTCGGTTTTTGCTGGAAGAGATAGGAGAATGCCGCAGCGGAAAGTTCTTTAGTCAGGAATGACTAATACTGAATACAGTTGAATCCGTCTCGCGCGGAACCTTGAACGGAACCCGTGGGCAGGGGATTAAAATGTGGGATTGAGGTGCAAAAGGTGCGGTGGGCATGACCAGTTCCACAGGAAGCCGGCAGGGAAGGGAAATAGTGCGCTTCCGTTTATTCACTTTTCCGGACGGGAAGACGAGGGGCTTCCGGGAAAAGCCCCTTCCTTCATGGATGTTTCCATTTTCGGACTGTTCCTGAGTGGCGGGGCTTTATTTAAAGTCGTCCTTGTCCGGAGAGAAGGGCTGCACGACCCAGTCGAATTCCAGTTCCCTGTCGCCTCCTCCCACGGAGACGTATTTCGGTCTGATCGAAGTCCCCACGTTCTCTCCTTCTTCTTGGGAGGAAGGTTTTTCCCAGATAAAGGAGATTTCTTTTACCCTCCTTTCACCGGATTCGAGGAAGATCGTGTGGGTTCGGACGACCGGCATGTACCAGGAAGCGGTATCCGGATAGGAACAGGCGGTTTCCCAGGCAGCTTTATTTTCTTTTCCCTTTTTTTCCGCCTTCCAGGTGACGCTCAGGGAAGTTTTCCCCTGGCGGCCGTCTTCTGCGCGTCTAGTGTACTGAAGGGAGAGTGAATCCTGTGTAACGATAACAGGATTAATCAGGAAGACTCCGATGGCGATGGGAATGGCAGCGATCATATTTTCATGCAGGGGGGGTGGAAAAAACGGAGCGGCAGGATTTCCGCCGCCCCGCTGAAAGAGTTTTTTATTTGCCGGATTTGCCCAGCTTGTACCCGGCGTAGGTTTCCGTATTGTACAGGGGCTGTCCTTCCGGAACGGCGTAGCCGATGGCCTTGCGGATGGCGAGGAAGTCCGCCACGCCTTCCGGTCCCACCTGGTTCAGGGGGGCCTTGTGCAGCCCGGCCAGAAGGACCATGCGGCAGTAGGCGTCCGCGTTTTCCATGAACCATTCCGCTTCCTCCACGTGGCGGCCTCCGGCGATGACGCCGTGGTTTTCCATGAATACGACGGTGGATTGCCTGGATACCTCCGCAACGGCCTGGGCCGTTTCCGGGGAGCCGGGCGTTCCGTAGGGGGCCAGCGGGATGTGCCCCAGGAAAATGTCCGCTTCCGGATTGATGCCGGAGGGCGGAACCTGGCCGGCGAACAGGAAGGCGTTGCAGTGCGGGGGATGGGCGTGGATGCAGGAGTTGACGCCCACGGATTTCATCATGGCGATGTGCGTCTTCACCTCGCTGGTGGAGGGGCGGATGCCCGCTTTCTGGCGGCCTTCCATGTCCACCAGGCAGATGTCCTCCACCTTCATGAACCCCTTGGAGCACAGGGTGGGGGAGCACAGTACGAGGTTCTGCGCCACCCGCACGGAGATGTTGCCGCCGTTTCCGTCCACATATTCGCGGTTCCACAGGCGGCGGCCCATGTCGCACATGCGTTCCTTGATCACCAGGATTTCAGGGGAATTGAAAAACGCGTCCACTTCCTCCTTCGTGACGAGATTGTACTTTTCCCACGGGAACACCTTGTCCGGGAGGGGTGGGGAGATTGACCAGTCTTCTGACATATTAGTTGCGTGTTAATGGTTGAGCTTTTCGTAGGCGGCCTTCTGGGGGCCAGGCAGGAATGTCCGGTACGTGATGCCGAAGGCGTCCCTGGCCTGCTCGGGCGTAGAGTACACTCCGGCTCCGGCAAAGGCAAACATGGATGCGCCCAGAACGGTGCTTTCCGAGACTTCCGAGACTTTCACCGGAATCTGGAGAATGTCCGCGCGCATCTGCGTCCAGATCATGTTTCTGGCTCCCCCGCCTACCAGGATGAGGAAGCCGCTCTTGAAGCCGCCGACGGATTCCAGACGGGCCAGGCGGGATTTCAGGCGCCAGGTGAGGGCCTCCATGGCGGCGCGGTAGATGTGGGCGCGCGTCCTGCCCAGCACTAGGCCGTTGATGGAACCCTTGCCTTCTCCGGATGCCAGAAAGTCCGGCACCATGGTGACTCCGTCGCAGCCGGGGGGAATCACTTCCGCTTCTGCGTCCATGACGTCGTACGTTTCTCCCCGGAAGCAGGCGGATTTCACCCATTCAATGATGCCGGAGCCGAGCCATTGCAGGCCGGGGTTAAGCAGACCGGGTTCCGCGTCGAACTCCGCCGTGGCTCCGTCCGCGTAATCCTCCGGAGCCAGGTGCGCCTGGGTGGAGCGCACCATCAGGATTTCCCATGTTCCGGAGGAAAGAACGGGCTGGTCCCTGTCCGCTCCGGAACCGAAGATGGCGAACTGGGTGTCATGCCCCGCAGAGATGACGGGAACGCCGGCTAGGGCGGGAAGTCCCATGCCAGCAGCCGCTTCCGGCGTGACAAGGCCGATGGTTTCCCCCGCGTCAACCATGGGCGGGAAAAGGTCGCGGCGCAGGCCGAGGCGGTTCAGGATAAGCGGGGAAAAGTCGCCCGTTTCCATATCCGTAAGCTGGGAAGTTCCGGCCATCGTGCGGTCCGTGGCCATGATTCCGGTGAGCTTGCAGGCCAGAATGTTGGAGATGAAGAGCCACGCATGGGCCTTTTCCAGCAGGTCCGGGCGATTTTCCTTGAGCCAGACGAGCTTGTAAATGGTGTTGAAGGCAAAGGCGCCCACGCCGGAAATCCGGTTGAGTTCTTCCTGGGAAATGTATTTGCCGATGTGCTTCATCACCTCCGCCGTGCGGGGGCATTTCCAGGAAATGACGGGATAAAGGAGGTTGCTTTCCGCATCCGTCAGCGCACCGTCCACGCCGAAGGTGGTGATTGTCACCACCTTCACCTGTTCGGCAGGCAGGCCCTGGAGCGCCTGGACGGCGCATTCGGAAAGCTGGTTGAAAATCCGGTCGGCGTCCCATACGTGGAACTCCGGATTTTCCTCTCCCGGCAGCGTGGCGTTGGGCTGCGAGGCCTTCCCCGCAATGACGCCTTTTTCATCCACAACCATCGCGCGCACGTTCGTCGCGCCGCAGTCCAAACAGAGGGAATACATGAATAGGAAATATTAAAGATTAAATACTAAAAAGAAAAAGACTCATACAGATTGTTTGGAAAGTGTCTTCGTGGTGGCTGTCAGCAGTCGCATTAATTCCAGGCAGTCCTGTTTCATGCTTTCAAACTGCTGGTCTGTCAGGCAGGACGTCGCATGCAGAAGCCGCAGCCAATACCATGTTTCAGAACATTCCTTTAATGAGATATGTACTTTGGAGAAAAAGTCTTTTTTGCTCACGGCGAATGACGCTTCCGCAAGATTGGCCCCTATGCTTGTTCCGGAGCGCAGTATCTGCCGGATCAATTCCTGCTCACACCGCTGCTTGCGGAAATGGCGGCACAGAGAAACGATGCGAATGGAAAAAGCAAAACTCTTTTCGTGAGCAATACTTTCATTCATTCTTTAGTCATTCGTATTTGGTATTTCATATTAATCCTGCACATCACCGGGAGGAGGAGACCTCCCTCCCGGTGAAAAAGTGCCAGGATTAGTATTTCCCATACAGCGGCCCGTAGTTGGCGCAGGCGCGGAAGTCGGCGCTTTCCGGTTCTGCGGTGCCGTGGAGGCCCCAGGCGGACGGGCGGTAAACTTGGTCGTCCGGAATGTTGTGGGCATACACGGGAATGCGCAGCATGGAAGCCAGCGTCAGGATGTCCGCGCCAATGTGGCCGTACGTGAAGGCTCCGTGGTTGGCGCCCATGTTGGCCATGACGCTGTACACGTCCGTGAAGGCGCCCTTGCCGGTAAGGCGTGGGGCGAACCAGGTGGTGGGCCAGCCCGGATCGGTCCGTTCGTCCAGCGTCTTGTGTACCTTGTCGGGCAGGTCCACGGACCAGCCTTCCGCCACGATCAGCACGGGACCCAGGCCCTTGACGATGTTCAGGCGCATCATCGTGACGGGGGCTCCGCCCTTGGTGACGTAATGGACGGAGTAGCCGCCGCCGCGGAAATATTCCCGGTTGGCCGGGCACCAGGTGGCCTGGCTCATCATCTTGTCCGCGTCCTCCTGGGTGACGTCCCAGTGCTTCTTCATGACGGGGTTGCCGTCCTTGTCCGTGCAGGCCATACAGCCGTCCAGCGCGGCGGAGCCGGAGTTGATGAGGTGGATGATGCCGTCCTTGGCCTTGCCTTCCAGCTTGTAGCCGGTGACGCGCTTCACGGCTTCCGGGCTCCAGTAGGTGCGCACGTCCGCAAAGACGTTCGCCTGGCCGGTGAGCAGGTAGCCGAACAGGAGGCACGCTCCGTTCAGGGAGTCGTTTTCCGTGGCGAAGGGCATCGGCGCGCGGGGGCCGTTCCAGTCAAAGGTGGAGTTGAGCAGGGTTTCCGCGATGTCCCCGTTGGGGTAAAAGTCCGTCCAGTGGCGCTGGCCCTGGAAGCCGCCCGCAATGGCCTGGTAGCCCAGGGACTCTTCTTCCCGGTCAATCTTCTTGAGCTTGGGATTGCCCTGCATCATGTCGCGGAAGATCATGGCCATCAGCACGCTTTCCTTGAAGGTTTTGCGGCGGCCGTTCTCGTCCAGCTTCAGGTCCGGGCGGTTCTTGTCCTCGGCGAATTTGAAGACGGAGTCCGCCCACTTCATGGCGATGTCGAATTCCTCCTGGTCGTAAATCTTCTGGTCCATGCGGCGGCGCACTTCCGTCATGTCCACGGCCTGTACGCGGATGCCCAGGTAGTTTTCCCAGAAGGACTGGTCCACGATGGAGCCGGCGATGCCCATGGAACAGCCGCCGATGGAAAGGTAGCCCTTGCCGCGGAGTGTCGCCACGACAAGCCCGGCGCGGGCGAAGCGGAGGATTTTTTCCGCCACGTCATCCGGGATGGAGGTGTCTCCCGCATCCTGCACGTCCTTGCCGTAAATGGAAAAGGCGGGGAAGCCCTTCTGGTTCAGGCCCGCCAGGGCGGCGGCCAGGTACACGGCGCCGGGGCGCTCCGTTCCGTTGAAGCCCCAGATAGCCTTGGGCGTAAACGGGTCCATGTCGAAAGTTTCACTGCCATAGCACCAGCAGGGCGTCACGGCCAGGGAGACCCCTACGTTGTTGGCCTTGAACTTGTCCGCACAGGCGGCGGCTTCCGCGGGGCCGCCGATGCAGGTATCCGCGATCACGCATTTGACGGGTTCGCCGGAGGCGTGGCGGACATTGGCTTCAATAAGGGCGGCGGCGGCCTTGGCCATGTTCATGGTCTGGTCTTCCAGCGATTCGCGGACGCCGAGGCGGCGGCCGTCGATCGTGGGACGGATTCCTATGGTGGGGAGTATTGTTTTCATATCTTGCGTAGGTGATGTGAAGGGATTATGCCGGTACGGACTCTTCTTTGTCCTCCTCCTTCTTCAGATGGATGTTCCGGAAGAAGAAGCCGTAAATTAGTACCACGGCAAAGCAGATGATGGGAATAAAGAAAGATGACCGCACGGCTTTTTCCACGAAGTTTTCCTGGGCCGTCTGGAACTGCTTCATGTCCAGGGGGTGGGAGATCAGGTCGTTCAGGACGTCGGCCCGGGAGGCGGGGAGCGTGGTCAGGGCCGGAATCAGGGAGAACTGCTGGATCTGCTGTTCCCGGCTGGCGGCGGCGGGAAGCCGGCTCAGGTTGTCCTTGAACAGGGAAAGTTCCGCGGGCGTAAGGGCGGAACAGCCGGGCAGCGTTTTGGCGGCCTCACTGAAGGCGGCTCCGGTCAGGGAGGGCAGGGACTGGAAGGTTTGCAGGTTCTTTTCGAACTTGGCGGCGGTTTTGGCCTGTTCCCCTCCTTCTGCGGCGTTTGCCTCCGACATTTTGTAGAGGGTGAGCATGGAGCCGGAGATGGATTTTCTGGAGTCCGCGGCTTCCACCTGGGCGATCAGGGGGCGGTCGATGGATTCAAAGTAGGCCACCTGGTTTTTCACCGTGGTGTTGTCAATGCAGGAGCCCATGTACGGGGTGATGACCGCGCCGCCCAGAATGGCCATGATCAGGCCCGCCGCGCCCAGCTTGACTTCCGACCCCAGGCCGCGCAGGGCGATGCCGTAGATGGTCGGGAACATCAGGGACATGCAGCCGGAAATGGCAACCAGCGTCCAGACGGAGATTTCCTTGGGCAGGTACATGGTTCCCAGGCAGCAGAGAATGCCGGCAACGGCGAAGAGCGCCATCATGTTGGCCGGGTTGAATTTCTTCATCAGGGCCGTGGTGATGGCGCGGCAGGCGATGAAGAGGATGATGGAGAAGATGTAATAGTTGGAGGCGGCCGCTTCCTGCATGCCCGGGAAGACGGACATGATGTACTTGATCGTCCACGTCCACACGGCGATCTGCACGCCTACGTAGAAGAATTGGGCGACTACGCCGCAGGTATAGCGGGGAAGCCTGATGAGTTTCATGAGCTGGCAGCGGTAATCCGGCATGATGATCAGGAAGGCGATGGGGCCGATCATCATGATCAGGATCTGCTGGACCATGCTGAACTCAAAGCTGGAATAATACTGGAACAGGAAGGGAACCAGGATGAAGGCGATGCAGAGGCCCAGTCGGCCCAGTTTGGAGGAAAGTGGCCGGGTGTTTTCCAGCGTGGGCACGGTTTCGTCGTCGGACTTGTAGCGGCAGAAGAAGAACCAGATGACGCCCGCAATGGC
This genomic stretch from Akkermansia biwaensis harbors:
- a CDS encoding sugar MFS transporter, encoding MDTNRTSTVPIVPKQYRLPFFMLVSCFALWGLLNNMTDNLVPAFSKIFMINASESAGVQISFYGAYAVLAIFASILLEEFSYKAGVLIGLGFYMIGALCYIPAAIGQSFDIYLMAIFVLAGGLSILETTCNPFVLSMGSQETSVRRLNFAQAFNPIGSLTGIFLAKYFILSHLNDADMDARKAMDPEQLNAIVSDELFWVCVPYVGLVAIAGVIWFFFCRYKSDDETVPTLENTRPLSSKLGRLGLCIAFILVPFLFQYYSSFEFSMVQQILIMMIGPIAFLIIMPDYRCQLMKLIRLPRYTCGVVAQFFYVGVQIAVWTWTIKYIMSVFPGMQEAAASNYYIFSIILFIACRAITTALMKKFNPANMMALFAVAGILCCLGTMYLPKEISVWTLVAISGCMSLMFPTIYGIALRGLGSEVKLGAAGLIMAILGGAVITPYMGSCIDNTTVKNQVAYFESIDRPLIAQVEAADSRKSISGSMLTLYKMSEANAAEGGEQAKTAAKFEKNLQTFQSLPSLTGAAFSEAAKTLPGCSALTPAELSLFKDNLSRLPAAASREQQIQQFSLIPALTTLPASRADVLNDLISHPLDMKQFQTAQENFVEKAVRSSFFIPIICFAVVLIYGFFFRNIHLKKEEDKEESVPA